The Sphaeramia orbicularis chromosome 16, fSphaOr1.1, whole genome shotgun sequence genome window below encodes:
- the dctn3 gene encoding dynactin subunit 3 — protein MEKTAEMDNLEMRLHALEGRIYGERRNKSGKNVKCAESLARIQAALTNTANKRERVKILHKKIEDLLKYLDSQFTDHITVPDAMKLEFILAEEDFLLSQAALLEQVSSLQPLLDSNYIRDVPEHATKLQRLSQIHIKEQDQTEAQSLEVKKLFEEYNKMMFLLSKQFTHWDETLRKLEEAKGIRPVE, from the exons atggagaaaactgcagaaatggATAACTTAGAAATGCGTCTCCATGCGCTAGAGGGTCGTATATACGGCGAGAGAAGAAATAAGAGTGGAAAAAATGTCAAG TGTGCGGAGTCTCTGGCCAGGATCCAAGCAGCTCTAACAAACACAGCCAACAAGAGAGAACGAGTGAAGATCCTGCACAAGAAAA TTGAGGATCTGCTGAAATATCTGGACTCTCAGTTCACCGACCACATCACCGTACCTGATGCCATGAAGCTGGAGTTTATCCTTGCTG AGGAGGATTTCTTGCTTTCCCAGGCTGCCTTGCTGGAGCAGGTGAGCAGTCTGCAGCCACTGCTAGACAGCAACTACATTAGAG ATGTTCCTGAACATGCCACCAAGCTCCAGCGCCTGTCGCAGATTCACATCAAAGAGCAG GACCAAACAGAGGCTCAGTCCCTGGAGGTGAAGAAACTGTTTGAGGAATACAACAAAATG ATGTTCCTGCTGTCCAAGCAGTTCACCCATTGGGATGAGACACTGAGGAAGCTAGAGGAGGCCAAAGGCATCCGGCCGGTGGAGTAA